In Clostridium sporogenes, one genomic interval encodes:
- a CDS encoding nitroreductase family protein: MLEEMRSRRSIRKYMDKPVEDEKIIELIESARIAPSGSNTQPGHFIVVKSDFTRERLAKISHNQEWMMAAPVFIVCVADIRSRIKEDIELSLNESSPQQELKQIIRDTSIAIEHLVLSAENLGLGTCWVAWFTQEEIRPILNIPSDKYVVSIITLGYSNESPKARPRKNLEDIVHYENW, encoded by the coding sequence TGAGATCAAGAAGAAGTATACGAAAATATATGGATAAGCCAGTTGAAGATGAAAAAATAATTGAGCTTATTGAGAGCGCTAGGATTGCTCCATCTGGTTCTAACACACAGCCTGGCCATTTTATTGTAGTAAAATCTGATTTTACTAGAGAAAGGCTAGCTAAAATATCCCATAATCAAGAATGGATGATGGCTGCTCCAGTTTTTATTGTATGTGTTGCAGATATACGTTCTAGGATTAAAGAAGATATAGAACTATCCCTGAATGAAAGTAGCCCACAACAAGAACTTAAACAAATAATAAGAGATACATCCATAGCTATAGAACATTTAGTACTTTCTGCTGAGAACTTAGGATTGGGCACTTGTTGGGTCGCATGGTTTACTCAAGAAGAAATTAGACCAATTTTAAATATACCTTCTGACAAATACGTGGTTAGTATTATTACGCTTGGTTACTCAAATGAATCTCCTAAAGCTAGGCCACGAAAAAATTTAGAAGACATAGTGCATTATGAGAATTGGTAA
- a CDS encoding methionyl aminopeptidase translates to MLNKLGRNDLCWCGSQKKYKKCHSAFDKRIEIYKTHGHIVPPREIIKKPEQIVEIRKSGKINTAVLDYIAGHIQAGITTEDINQLIYKKTIEFGGVPAQLGYEGFPKSVCTSINEQVCHGIPSKNVVLRNGDIINVDVSTIYQGYFSDSSRMFCIGDVDEKKRKLVRVVRECIDLGIEQVKPWSFLGDMGQAVHEHAIKNGYSVVKEIGGHGIGLAFHEDPWVGYTSKEKTGMLMVPGMIFTIEPMINMGIGEIFLDKKNGWTYYTADGQPSAQWEIMILVTDDGHEILAY, encoded by the coding sequence ATGCTTAATAAATTAGGTAGAAATGATTTATGTTGGTGTGGTAGTCAAAAAAAATATAAAAAATGCCATTCTGCATTTGATAAAAGAATTGAAATTTATAAAACACATGGTCACATAGTTCCTCCTAGGGAAATTATAAAAAAACCAGAACAGATAGTCGAAATACGTAAAAGTGGGAAAATTAATACCGCAGTTTTAGACTATATTGCAGGCCATATCCAAGCTGGTATAACAACAGAGGATATTAACCAACTTATTTATAAAAAAACAATAGAATTCGGTGGTGTACCAGCACAACTTGGATATGAGGGATTCCCCAAAAGCGTATGTACTTCTATTAATGAACAAGTATGTCATGGGATACCATCAAAAAATGTAGTATTGCGTAACGGAGATATTATCAATGTTGATGTTTCAACCATTTATCAGGGATATTTTTCAGATTCCTCTAGAATGTTCTGTATTGGGGATGTGGATGAAAAAAAGAGAAAATTGGTTCGTGTTGTACGAGAATGTATTGATTTAGGTATAGAACAAGTAAAGCCTTGGAGCTTTCTTGGAGATATGGGGCAAGCAGTACATGAACATGCTATTAAAAATGGATACTCTGTGGTAAAAGAAATTGGTGGACATGGAATTGGATTAGCATTCCATGAAGATCCCTGGGTAGGCTATACTTCAAAGGAAAAGACAGGTATGCTGATGGTACCAGGTATGATATTTACAATAGAGCCAATGATTAATATGGGCATTGGCGAAATATTTTTGGATAAGAAGAATGGCTGGACTTATTATACGGCAGATGGTCAACCGTCAGCTCAATGGGAAATAATGATACTGGTAACAGATGATGGACATGAGATATTAGCCTATTAG
- a CDS encoding helix-turn-helix transcriptional regulator, with protein sequence MSVKTIENMVNWIEDNIMRNPTLTEMSNYVGYSPFYCSSKFHENVGVTFKQYISKRRLSLAAIKVKDTKVRFLDIALKYGFSSQEAFTRAFVATYGCTPNQYRKRLTNIQLYMKPNVFPVPQNETLSD encoded by the coding sequence TTGTCTGTAAAAACTATAGAAAATATGGTTAACTGGATTGAAGATAATATAATGAGGAATCCAACACTAACTGAAATGTCTAATTATGTTGGGTACTCTCCATTCTATTGTTCATCAAAGTTTCATGAAAATGTTGGAGTTACTTTTAAACAATATATATCAAAACGCAGATTAAGTCTTGCTGCGATAAAAGTAAAGGATACTAAAGTTAGATTTTTAGATATAGCATTAAAATATGGATTTTCATCTCAAGAAGCCTTTACGAGAGCTTTCGTAGCCACTTATGGGTGTACACCCAATCAATATAGAAAGAGATTAACTAACATTCAATTATATATGAAACCTAATGTATTTCCAGTACCCCAAAATGAAACTCTTAGTGATTAA
- a CDS encoding TetR/AcrR family transcriptional regulator: MEKKLGRPRSEKTKQAILSAAYELLLENGFGAVTVEKIAERAGVSKATIYKWWPNKAAVVMDAFFDAAVVRLPIPDTGSTINDMIIQVNNLAKFLISREGKVINEIIAEGQFNQKLAEAYRTIYFKPRRLDSRYILERGISRGELKEDLDIELVIDLIFGPLFYRLLITGDMVGEAFIKDLINYVFKGIK, encoded by the coding sequence ATGGAGAAAAAATTGGGACGTCCCCGTAGCGAAAAAACTAAGCAGGCCATTCTTTCCGCTGCATATGAGTTATTGCTTGAAAATGGTTTTGGAGCTGTTACAGTTGAGAAGATTGCTGAAAGAGCTGGAGTTAGTAAAGCTACTATTTACAAATGGTGGCCCAACAAAGCTGCTGTTGTTATGGATGCTTTTTTTGATGCTGCTGTTGTGAGACTTCCAATACCTGATACAGGATCAACTATTAATGATATGATAATTCAAGTAAATAATTTAGCAAAATTTTTAATTAGTCGAGAAGGAAAGGTAATTAATGAGATAATAGCAGAAGGCCAATTTAATCAAAAACTAGCTGAAGCCTACCGCACAATATATTTTAAGCCTCGCAGACTTGATTCACGATATATTTTAGAACGTGGAATTTCAAGAGGAGAACTAAAGGAAGATTTGGATATAGAGTTAGTTATAGATTTAATTTTTGGCCCATTATTCTATAGATTATTAATAACGGGGGATATGGTAGGCGAGGCTTTTATAAAGGATCTAATAAATTATGTATTTAAAGGTATAAAATAA
- a CDS encoding flavodoxin family protein, producing MKVVIFNGSPNKEGNTYHGIKIVVDELEKEGIETEIIHVGNKSIRGCIACGYCTKNKNGKCAITTDPVNDWIEKMKDADGIILGSPVHYSAIAGTMKSFLDRAFHVADANDSMLRHKVGVAVVAVRRAGGIPTFNQLNNYINHSEMLITTSNYWNIINGRLPGEAMQDEEGIQIMRILGKNMAWLMKLVENEQGVIKKPEREEKIFTNFIR from the coding sequence ATGAAAGTTGTAATTTTTAACGGAAGTCCCAATAAAGAGGGTAATACTTATCATGGAATAAAAATAGTTGTTGACGAACTAGAAAAGGAAGGAATAGAAACAGAAATAATTCACGTCGGGAATAAATCTATTAGAGGATGTATTGCTTGTGGATATTGTACAAAAAATAAGAATGGAAAATGTGCTATTACTACTGATCCAGTTAATGATTGGATTGAAAAGATGAAAGATGCCGACGGAATAATCTTAGGATCGCCAGTACACTATTCAGCAATCGCTGGAACAATGAAATCATTTTTAGATAGAGCTTTTCATGTGGCAGACGCTAATGATAGTATGCTAAGACATAAAGTTGGAGTTGCAGTAGTAGCAGTAAGACGTGCAGGTGGAATTCCAACCTTCAATCAGTTGAATAATTACATTAATCATTCTGAAATGCTCATCACTACTTCAAACTATTGGAATATTATTAATGGAAGATTACCAGGTGAGGCAATGCAGGACGAAGAAGGAATACAAATAATGAGGATATTAGGTAAGAATATGGCTTGGCTTATGAAACTTGTTGAAAATGAACAAGGAGTTATCAAAAAGCCAGAAAGAGAAGAAAAGATTTTTACTAATTTTATTCGATGA
- a CDS encoding MFS transporter produces the protein MYQSNNKLIKTNSSINNLEAKPILSNLLILVMSMACGLTVANLYYIQPLLADIAKTLHVNQLSIGFAAMLTQIGYAIGMIFILPLGDIKEKRKLIVIMLLCSIISLMSMFFSSNIYILTISSFAVGFTSIIPQLIIPLAAQLSAPQRRGQTIGTIMSGLLIGILLSRTISGILGSYFGWRAVYLIAAIMMLALMLILRKLIPLCEPTSDIKYTQLLKSMIHLIKSEPILREASINGALMFSAFSAFWTSLIFLLESSHYNMGAEAAGLFGLVGIIGALAAPIVGKLADKRGSRFAIGICIIVVIIAYLFFFLFGFKIWGLILGIILLDLGVQSCNVSNQARVHSLNEKTRNRLNTIYMVSFFLGGALGSFLGSYSYSRFGWYGVCTFGMATQSIAIILYKVGKNA, from the coding sequence ATGTACCAATCAAATAACAAGCTTATAAAAACAAATTCATCAATAAATAATCTTGAAGCTAAACCCATATTGTCTAATTTATTAATTTTAGTTATGTCCATGGCTTGTGGACTTACTGTAGCAAATTTATATTATATCCAGCCTCTCTTAGCTGATATAGCAAAAACCCTTCATGTCAACCAATTAAGCATAGGCTTTGCAGCTATGCTTACACAAATAGGTTATGCAATCGGAATGATATTTATATTGCCTTTGGGAGATATAAAAGAAAAGAGAAAGTTAATAGTAATAATGCTTTTATGCTCAATAATCTCACTTATGAGTATGTTCTTCTCTTCAAACATATATATTCTTACAATTTCTTCCTTTGCTGTTGGATTTACTTCTATTATTCCTCAACTTATTATCCCTTTAGCAGCACAACTATCAGCTCCGCAGCGAAGAGGGCAAACTATTGGTACAATAATGAGCGGCTTGTTAATTGGAATATTACTTTCTCGTACAATCAGCGGCATCTTAGGCAGCTACTTTGGCTGGAGAGCAGTTTATCTTATTGCAGCGATTATGATGCTTGCTCTCATGCTTATTCTTAGGAAGTTAATACCCTTATGCGAACCTACCTCTGATATTAAATATACTCAACTGTTAAAATCAATGATACACTTAATAAAAAGTGAACCAATTTTAAGAGAAGCCTCTATTAATGGTGCTTTAATGTTCTCAGCTTTTAGTGCCTTTTGGACATCCCTCATATTTTTACTTGAAAGTTCTCATTACAATATGGGAGCTGAAGCAGCAGGTTTATTTGGATTAGTTGGTATTATTGGTGCTCTTGCTGCTCCAATAGTTGGAAAATTAGCTGACAAAAGGGGTTCAAGATTTGCTATAGGTATATGCATAATCGTAGTTATAATTGCTTATTTATTCTTCTTTCTATTTGGCTTTAAAATTTGGGGACTTATTTTAGGAATCATTCTTCTAGATTTAGGAGTACAATCCTGTAATGTTTCTAATCAAGCAAGAGTACATTCTTTAAACGAAAAAACGCGTAATAGACTTAATACTATTTATATGGTCAGCTTTTTTCTCGGAGGAGCATTAGGTTCCTTTTTAGGTTCCTATAGCTATTCCCGTTTTGGATGGTATGGAGTTTGCACTTTTGGAATGGCAACTCAAAGCATAGCAATTATTCTATACAAGGTTGGGAAAAATGCCTAA
- the rlmH gene encoding 23S rRNA (pseudouridine(1915)-N(3))-methyltransferase RlmH produces the protein MNISIISVGKIKEKFLKAAIDEYSKRLSKYCKLNIIEVTDEKTPDNASLKEENIIKEKEGNLILKHIKDNSFVIALDLKGKSITSEEFSDLIENCRLTGNSAITFVIGGSLGLSEQVLSRANYKLSFSKMTFPHQLFRVMLLEQVYRAFRILCREPYHK, from the coding sequence ATGAATATATCTATAATTTCAGTAGGAAAAATAAAAGAAAAATTTCTAAAGGCCGCAATAGATGAGTACTCTAAACGATTAAGCAAATACTGTAAGCTAAATATAATAGAAGTGACCGATGAAAAAACTCCAGATAATGCCTCTCTTAAAGAAGAAAATATAATAAAGGAAAAAGAAGGTAATTTAATATTAAAACATATAAAAGATAATAGTTTTGTTATAGCTTTAGATTTAAAAGGTAAATCTATAACTTCAGAAGAATTCTCAGATCTTATAGAAAATTGCAGATTAACAGGTAATAGTGCTATTACCTTTGTCATCGGTGGATCCTTAGGACTATCCGAGCAGGTCTTGTCTAGAGCTAATTATAAGCTATCTTTTTCAAAGATGACCTTTCCCCATCAACTTTTTAGAGTAATGCTTCTAGAACAAGTCTATAGGGCTTTTAGAATATTATGCAGAGAACCGTACCACAAATAA
- a CDS encoding SEC-C metal-binding domain-containing protein gives MSLYKQWTDMVIDYVKTKGEAAFWKEYGSIEENVYTQILGEHSRIIEGTVKDLAEKFNTPVVFFMGFLDGINDSLTNTLDLDKIEESSNISLKIDFEKLYFNMLEAKADYLYNLPQWEAILSKEKRKEIHKEWVSSKTIVKTNKIGRNEPCPCGSGKKYKNCCAKKA, from the coding sequence ATGAGTTTGTATAAACAATGGACAGACATGGTTATTGATTATGTAAAAACTAAAGGAGAAGCTGCATTTTGGAAAGAATACGGCTCAATCGAGGAGAATGTTTATACCCAAATATTAGGTGAGCATAGCAGGATTATAGAGGGTACTGTAAAAGATTTGGCAGAAAAATTTAATACCCCTGTAGTGTTCTTCATGGGATTCTTAGATGGAATAAATGACAGTTTAACTAATACTTTAGATTTGGACAAGATAGAAGAAAGCTCTAACATTTCTCTTAAGATAGATTTTGAAAAATTATACTTCAATATGTTAGAAGCTAAAGCAGATTACTTATATAATCTTCCTCAATGGGAGGCCATACTTTCAAAAGAGAAAAGAAAAGAAATACACAAAGAATGGGTTTCTTCAAAAACTATAGTTAAAACTAATAAAATTGGTAGAAATGAACCTTGTCCTTGTGGAAGCGGTAAAAAATATAAAAATTGTTGCGCAAAAAAAGCTTAA
- a CDS encoding GerMN domain-containing protein, whose translation MKKSIKLAFCSSLIISSVFFISCEKKDSISINNKDKIKNITLHNEKNNLVDLNLYFDSTNNSNNAEITKEERIIKKDELLGQFIIGELIKGPSVNNSLKPIFPKETRLLSFSIKNNIAYVNLSSEAYYSMTADKEEAYLKSIIWSLTELPSIKKVKLFIENKDMSSLSKNFKFDEPIGRDDITKINKKNNKNK comes from the coding sequence TTGAAAAAATCTATTAAATTAGCTTTTTGCTCATCTTTAATAATTTCTTCGGTATTTTTTATATCCTGTGAAAAAAAAGATAGCATAAGTATAAATAATAAAGATAAAATTAAAAATATAACACTTCATAATGAAAAAAATAATTTAGTAGATTTAAACTTATATTTTGATTCTACTAATAACTCAAATAATGCTGAAATAACTAAAGAAGAAAGAATTATTAAAAAGGATGAACTTCTTGGTCAATTTATAATTGGAGAATTAATAAAAGGTCCTTCTGTAAATAATTCATTAAAGCCAATCTTCCCAAAAGAAACAAGACTATTAAGTTTTTCTATAAAAAACAATATAGCTTATGTTAATTTAAGCAGTGAAGCTTATTACTCTATGACTGCAGATAAGGAAGAGGCTTATCTAAAAAGTATCATTTGGTCTTTAACAGAACTTCCTTCAATAAAAAAGGTTAAGCTATTTATTGAAAATAAGGATATGTCTTCCCTTAGCAAAAATTTTAAATTTGATGAGCCTATAGGAAGAGATGATATAACAAAGATAAATAAAAAAAATAATAAAAATAAATAA
- a CDS encoding MBL fold metallo-hydrolase, whose product MIFCSLYSGSSGNSIFISSEKSKILVDAGLSGKSIELALSRIKESPSSIDGIFVTHEHIDHIKGVGVLSRKYDIPIYANAKTWHAMKKNVGKIKEHNIEILDGKSVVLNDMEINPFPISHDAASPFGYTICSKNKKASIATDLGVFSKDIQNILEDCDVVLLESNHDTEMLKFGPYPYTLKRRILSNIGHLSNEDCGRAIINITNNKYKNIILGHLSKTNNFPELAYQTVLNALNSSDIRVGKELSLSVAKRDTPSNYIEF is encoded by the coding sequence ATGATTTTTTGTTCTCTTTATAGTGGTAGTAGCGGCAATTCCATATTTATATCCTCTGAAAAATCAAAAATACTGGTAGATGCTGGACTCTCTGGTAAAAGCATAGAATTAGCTTTAAGCCGTATAAAAGAATCTCCTTCATCTATAGATGGAATATTTGTTACCCATGAACATATAGACCACATAAAAGGCGTAGGTGTTCTATCTCGAAAATATGATATACCTATATACGCTAATGCTAAAACTTGGCATGCCATGAAAAAAAATGTTGGTAAAATAAAAGAACATAATATAGAAATTTTAGATGGGAAATCTGTAGTTCTAAATGATATGGAAATAAACCCTTTTCCCATATCTCATGATGCTGCCTCTCCCTTCGGATATACTATATGTTCTAAAAATAAAAAGGCAAGTATTGCTACAGATTTAGGTGTCTTTTCAAAAGATATACAAAACATTTTAGAAGATTGTGATGTAGTATTGCTTGAAAGTAATCACGATACAGAAATGCTGAAATTTGGTCCGTACCCTTATACTTTAAAAAGAAGAATTTTAAGCAATATAGGCCATTTATCTAATGAAGATTGTGGTAGAGCTATAATAAACATTACTAACAATAAGTATAAAAATATAATATTAGGGCATCTTAGCAAAACTAATAATTTTCCTGAGCTTGCTTATCAAACTGTTTTAAATGCATTAAACTCTTCTGATATTAGAGTAGGTAAAGAACTTTCTTTATCCGTTGCTAAAAGAGATACTCCAAGTAACTATATAGAATTTTAG
- a CDS encoding UDP-N-acetylglucosamine 1-carboxyvinyltransferase, with protein sequence MSKLKITGGNPLFGKVEISGAKNAAVAILPATIMASKGVCTIENTPNIEDVHCIERILNGLGCEIKRQSNSILQIDSTNITKTDANTEDVRKMRASYYLIGALLGRFKKARVELPGGCPIGVRPIDQHIKGFEALGAHVEIEHGAVIVKADKLIGTNIFFDVVSVGATINVMLAATLAEGNTVLENVAKEPHVVDVANFLNSMGANIKGAGTDVIRVTGVKELKGCTYSVIPDQIEAGTYMIATAACGGEVTINNVIPKHLESITAKLIEMGVDVIENGDSVTVKSKGNFKGANIKTQPYPGFPTDVQQPMSTLLTIAKGRSIVNESIWESRFKHVDELKKMGANIKVEGRTAIIDGVPKLTGAIVKATDLRAGAAMVIAGLLAEGDTEILGVEHIDRGYPNIENKFRSLGATIVRL encoded by the coding sequence ATGAGTAAATTAAAAATAACAGGAGGTAACCCCCTCTTTGGAAAAGTTGAAATTAGTGGAGCAAAAAATGCAGCAGTAGCTATATTACCAGCTACTATTATGGCTAGCAAAGGAGTTTGTACTATAGAGAACACTCCAAATATTGAAGACGTACATTGTATTGAAAGAATTTTAAATGGATTAGGTTGTGAAATTAAAAGGCAAAGCAATTCTATTTTGCAAATAGATAGTACTAATATAACAAAAACAGATGCTAATACTGAAGATGTAAGAAAAATGAGAGCTTCTTATTATCTTATCGGAGCTTTATTAGGAAGGTTTAAAAAAGCTAGAGTAGAATTACCTGGTGGATGTCCTATAGGTGTTAGACCTATAGATCAACACATTAAAGGTTTTGAAGCTTTAGGCGCTCATGTTGAAATAGAACATGGTGCTGTAATTGTCAAAGCAGACAAATTAATAGGGACTAATATATTTTTTGATGTTGTAAGTGTAGGTGCCACTATAAATGTAATGTTAGCTGCCACACTTGCTGAAGGCAATACTGTGCTAGAAAATGTAGCAAAAGAACCTCACGTAGTAGATGTAGCTAATTTTTTAAATAGTATGGGAGCTAATATTAAAGGTGCTGGAACAGATGTTATAAGAGTTACTGGTGTTAAAGAATTAAAAGGCTGTACTTATAGTGTAATACCTGATCAAATTGAAGCTGGTACATATATGATAGCAACAGCTGCCTGCGGTGGAGAAGTTACAATAAATAACGTAATACCTAAACACTTAGAATCTATAACAGCGAAACTTATAGAAATGGGAGTAGATGTTATAGAAAATGGAGATTCTGTTACAGTAAAATCTAAAGGTAATTTTAAAGGTGCTAATATAAAAACTCAACCTTACCCAGGATTTCCAACAGATGTACAGCAACCAATGAGCACACTTCTAACTATTGCAAAAGGAAGAAGTATTGTAAATGAAAGCATTTGGGAAAGTAGATTTAAACATGTAGACGAATTAAAGAAAATGGGAGCAAATATTAAAGTAGAAGGTAGAACAGCCATTATAGATGGTGTACCTAAACTTACAGGTGCTATAGTAAAAGCTACAGACTTGAGAGCTGGGGCTGCTATGGTAATTGCTGGATTATTAGCTGAAGGTGATACCGAAATCCTTGGTGTAGAGCATATAGATAGAGGATACCCAAATATTGAAAATAAATTTAGATCTTTAGGCGCTACTATAGTTAGACTATAG
- a CDS encoding 2'-5' RNA ligase family protein: MKYYLVALFDKEDYYKIEKIQRDISKKYKIYRNLPMLHITLEVIEDPNINKLEEVIEKIIKPYKKFKVEINGAICFDPPYKSVNLKIENKGYIMRLARIMNDTLKLHGFKVRENIENWDLHVSLANTNFASREWSAKEYISACSNLKGVGMHEMAKIDRIEIWKPINNKKEMVIRSFPLREF; this comes from the coding sequence ATGAAGTATTATTTAGTAGCGTTATTTGATAAAGAAGATTACTATAAAATAGAAAAGATACAGAGGGATATATCTAAAAAGTACAAAATATATAGAAATTTACCTATGTTACATATAACTCTTGAGGTAATAGAGGACCCTAATATTAATAAATTAGAGGAAGTAATAGAGAAGATAATAAAACCATATAAAAAATTTAAGGTAGAAATAAATGGAGCTATCTGTTTTGATCCACCTTATAAATCAGTTAATTTAAAAATAGAAAACAAGGGTTATATAATGAGGCTAGCAAGGATAATGAATGATACTTTAAAATTGCACGGTTTTAAAGTGAGAGAAAATATAGAAAATTGGGATTTACATGTGTCTTTAGCGAACACTAATTTTGCATCTAGAGAATGGTCGGCTAAAGAGTATATATCTGCTTGTAGCAATTTAAAGGGAGTAGGTATGCATGAAATGGCTAAAATTGATAGGATAGAAATTTGGAAGCCTATAAATAACAAGAAGGAAATGGTAATAAGATCTTTCCCATTAAGAGAATTTTAA
- a CDS encoding glutamine synthetase, whose protein sequence is MLDDLVYVIPKEMHSEEQLKEFLVSHPEIKFVSLVCIDLAGNDTDEKIPIKLFLEDMNKFIKGCVQTDGSSVVLPGIATLNNAKVDMIVDMDVNWFVDYNYELIDSKTEKPIGTLRIPCFLYHENKPVDSRYILKKSIEYFKTTLLNLIKAHPESISSFSIKYEDIEKVDVTCATELEFWVKTPNDDAEVDELSTSQVLHEQYWNRTKGSVRTALEESLLLMEYHGLEPEMGHKEVGGVKAKLTSSGGFTHIMEQLEVDWKYSTGLQAADNELLVKSIIKETFRNNKLDVTFFAKPIDEVAGSGKHVHLGVALKLKNGKRINLFSTDENHYLSSFGYASIMGILKNYEVINPFVSSTNDSLRRLRPGFEAPVCIVTSLGHTAQLPSRNRTVLVGVIRDLDNPLATRFELRSPNPRSNTYLTVASLCMSMIDGIKYATENNKSEDALLKELSKTAEEDTSYLEKGRQYRSEEDVFEYYTEEERSKIFGTAPSTVYENICSLDKYRYKIEVLKSGDVFTSKIVNSYKLAVLERWLVEITNRIIPNYVEEIRSFSQLHEVNKASDLDIHNWSKINELRQCLMKDTYSDKSLFGQIREAKENNDYKTISNLQLEIDKKMKLLRKLYSDYKKNLLDI, encoded by the coding sequence ATGTTAGATGATTTAGTATATGTCATTCCTAAAGAAATGCATTCCGAAGAGCAACTTAAAGAATTTTTAGTTTCCCATCCTGAAATAAAATTTGTGTCTTTAGTTTGTATCGATTTGGCCGGTAATGACACTGACGAAAAAATTCCTATAAAATTGTTTTTAGAGGACATGAATAAATTTATAAAAGGTTGTGTTCAAACAGACGGATCTTCCGTTGTCCTTCCAGGTATTGCGACTCTTAATAATGCTAAAGTTGATATGATTGTGGATATGGATGTTAACTGGTTTGTAGATTATAACTATGAACTTATAGACTCTAAAACCGAAAAACCAATCGGTACTCTTAGAATCCCTTGTTTTCTTTATCACGAAAATAAACCTGTCGATTCCAGATACATATTAAAAAAATCAATAGAATATTTTAAAACAACTTTATTAAATCTAATAAAAGCTCATCCTGAATCTATATCTTCCTTTAGTATAAAATATGAAGATATAGAAAAAGTAGATGTAACTTGTGCTACAGAACTAGAATTTTGGGTAAAAACCCCAAATGACGATGCAGAAGTAGATGAATTATCTACCTCTCAAGTTCTTCATGAGCAGTATTGGAATAGAACTAAAGGAAGTGTTAGGACTGCTTTAGAAGAGTCTTTACTACTTATGGAATATCACGGATTAGAACCTGAAATGGGTCATAAAGAAGTTGGCGGAGTAAAAGCTAAATTAACTAGTTCCGGTGGATTTACTCACATAATGGAACAGTTAGAAGTTGATTGGAAATATTCAACTGGACTCCAAGCAGCAGATAATGAATTATTAGTAAAAAGTATAATAAAAGAAACCTTTAGAAATAATAAATTAGATGTTACATTTTTTGCAAAACCTATAGATGAAGTTGCAGGTAGTGGAAAACATGTTCATTTAGGGGTTGCGCTTAAATTAAAAAATGGAAAAAGAATTAATCTTTTCTCTACAGATGAGAATCACTACTTAAGTTCTTTTGGTTATGCATCTATAATGGGTATACTAAAAAATTATGAAGTGATAAATCCTTTTGTTTCATCAACTAATGATTCTTTAAGAAGACTAAGACCAGGCTTTGAAGCCCCTGTATGTATAGTAACATCTTTAGGTCATACTGCACAATTACCATCAAGAAATAGAACAGTTCTAGTTGGAGTTATAAGAGACTTAGATAATCCTTTAGCTACAAGATTTGAGTTAAGATCACCAAACCCTCGTAGTAATACTTATCTAACAGTAGCTTCTTTATGTATGTCTATGATTGATGGAATAAAATATGCTACAGAAAATAATAAGAGTGAAGATGCTCTTTTAAAAGAACTTTCAAAAACTGCTGAAGAAGATACTAGCTATCTTGAAAAAGGAAGACAATATAGAAGTGAAGAAGATGTATTTGAATACTATACTGAAGAGGAAAGAAGTAAAATCTTTGGTACAGCCCCTTCTACTGTATATGAAAATATATGTTCCTTAGATAAATATAGATACAAAATAGAAGTATTAAAATCTGGCGATGTATTTACATCTAAAATTGTTAATAGCTACAAGCTAGCTGTTCTTGAAAGATGGTTAGTTGAAATAACAAATAGAATAATTCCAAATTATGTAGAAGAAATAAGAAGCTTTTCTCAATTGCACGAAGTAAACAAAGCCTCTGATTTAGATATCCATAACTGGTCCAAAATCAATGAGCTTAGACAATGTTTAATGAAAGATACTTACTCTGATAAATCTTTATTTGGACAAATAAGAGAAGCTAAAGAAAATAATGATTATAAAACCATTTCTAATTTACAATTAGAAATAGATAAAAAAATGAAATTACTTAGAAAACTTTATTCTGATTACAAAAAAAATCTTTTAGATATATAA